The Oncorhynchus tshawytscha isolate Ot180627B linkage group LG02, Otsh_v2.0, whole genome shotgun sequence genome contains the following window.
GCTACATTTTGTCTCCAAAAAGTAAATATGTTAAAACAAGGGGTGTAACTTGTTCACTATTGTCAGCTGATTTAGAATTACATTTTTATAATTTTCCTGGCATGTTCTGTTGAGGTATTGACGAGTAAAGTCAGAATCTTCAATGTAAAGCTAAGTTCACTGCAGTAATAAAATAGATAAGTGTTTAAGATTTGTATCCCTGAAGTTTTGACCAGCTGATTATAGCGAAGAAAATACATCTGCATTTCCCGCTGTGTAAACACGTTGATTCTCATAGCAAATAGTCTCAAGATAAAGCCTGATAAACTTGGGGAATTGATATTCAAAGCTTAAATAGAAAAACCTTTGTCAGGAACCAGGACTAACACCAGGACTAATAAATCCAATGCAACTGCATGTTTTACAAACGGTACCACGTTGTAAAAATACTTCAAAAGTACACCTTAAGTCTTTTTGGGGGGTgtgtgtactttactatttatattttttacgtTTTCTTTTTACTCCATGAATTTTCCCTGTCACCCAAAATAACTTGTTACTAaaatgggctcccaagtggcgcagcggtctaaggcactgcatctccgtgctagaggcgtcactacagacaccaggctgtatcacaaccggccgtgattgggagtcccatagggcagcgtacaattggcccagcgtcgtccaggtttggctgtCATAGTAAACAAGaaattgtttttaactgacttgcctagttaaataaaagttacattttaaaacattgaCACTTATCAaatgaacatccctggtcatccctactgcctctgatctggcaaagtcactaaacacaaattctttgtttgtaaattatgtctgagtgttggagtgtgcctgtCTAtccttaaattaaaaaaatacaaacaggaaAATCAtggcatctggtttgcttaatataaggaatgttaaattatttatactGTTACTTTgatacttacagtgcattcagaaagtattcagacaccttggcTTTTCTAcatcttgttacattacagacttattctaaaactgattaaataaatgtttttttcttcatcaatctacacacaataacccataatgacaaagaaaaaacagaaataccttatttacataagtattcagaccctttgctatgatactcgaaattgagctcaggtgcatcctgtttccattgatcatccttgagatgtctctacaacttgattggaatccacctgtggtaaattcaattgattggacatgatttggaatggcacacacctgcgtatataaggtcccaaagttgacagtgcatgtcagagcaaaaaccgagCCATGAGGTAAAAGGAATTGTCCACAGAGCTCCGAGagaagattgtgtcgaggcacagatctcaggaaaggtacaaaaacatttctgcagcattgaaggtgcccaagaacacagtggcctccatcattcttaaatggaagaagtttggaaccaccaagactcttcctagagctggtcgcctgaccaaacggagcaatctggggagaaggaccttggtcagggaggtgaccaagtacctgatggtcactctgacagagctccagagttcctctgtggagataggagaatcttccagaaggacaaccatctctgcagcactccaccaatcaggcctttatggtagagtggctagatggaagccactcctcagtaaaaggcacatggacagcctgcttggagtttgccaaaaggcacctaaagtctctcagaccatgagaaacaagattctgttctgatgaaaccaagattaaacttttTGGAGGAAAccaatggtgaagcatggtggtggcagcatcatgctgtggggatgtttatcagcggcagggactgggagactagccaggatcaaaggagagaagaacagagcaaagtacagagagatccttgatgaacacctGATCGAGTGCTCAGGAACTTCAGACAGGGACgtagattcaccttccaacaggacaacgaccctaagcacacagcaatgacaacgtaggagtggcttcgggacatgtctctgaatgtccttgagtggcccagccagagcccgggacTTGAACCaactacaggtgtgccaagcttgtagcatcatatacaagaagactcgaggccgtAATTGATgctaaaggtgtttcaacaaagtactgagtaaagggtctgaatacttatgtaaatgtgatatttccattttgttttttatacatttgcaaaaaaatctaaacctgtttttgctttgttattatgaggtattgtgtgcagattgatgaggggaaaaaaacaatttaatacattttagaataaggttgtaaagtaacaaaatgtggaaagtcaaggggtctgaatactttccgaatgcactaagtatatttttgcaattacatttacttttgaatcttaagtatatttaaaaccaaatacttttactcaagtagtaattTACTGGGTGACGTGCacttttgagtcattttctattaaggtacagtatctttacttttactgaagtatgacaattgagtactttttccaccactgggtggACACGGCACACTATTGTAGTTTTGCGGAGAGAGGATGGCGGCAATTTATTTTCTCGCCTAGAGTGGCAGAACGGCAAGGACTGGGCCTGGTTTCCTTTTCGCAAACTTAGACCTGAGGGGTATAcaacaaagcaggatcaatgagttaacTTAatcatataaaaatatattttcctgcAGTGTGGATTTATTCAAGGATTCTCTGCAAAGTGTGTTAGCGCATGTATTTTTCAAGTATCTTGACTAGGTAAAACTGggagcagtggaaaggcttcTTCCCTGCATGTCATCTCGTGCATTTTAAGGTGTCCTAACTGGGTAAAAGCTTTTTCACACTAAGAGGATTTGAAAGGATTatttatctcctgtgtgtgtcatcTCGTGTGTTTTCAGTCTCCTTAACCTGGTAAAACCTTTTCCACACTGAGAACATTGGAATGGTTTTTCTCCCGTGTGTATTGTCATGTGATCTTTCAGATGAGATGACTGGATGAATCTCTTCCCACACTGAGAGCATTGGAAAGCCCTCTGCCTCTCTACTAAGTGTGTTCTCTCATGTGATTTCCGGTCCCCTGATGAGAAAAATTTCTTTTCACACTGAGAGCACTGATACGGCTTCTCGCCAGTGTGTGTTCTTTCATGCACTTTTAGATGCCCTGATCGCCCAAAACCCTTCCCACAATGAGAACAGTGGTATGTTTTCTCTTCCCCTGTATGTATTCTCTCATGCTCTTTCAGGCCCCTTAACTCAACAAAACCCCTTCCACACTGTGAGCAGAGGTGAGGcttctcttctgtgtgtgtccACTCATGTGTTTTCAGGCTCCCTAactgggtaaaactctttccgCACAGGGAGCACtggaaaggcttctctccttTGTGTATTCTGTTATGTTTTTTCAGGCTCCCTAACtcagtaaaactctttccacacagggagcagtagaaaggcttctctccagtgtgtgtcctctcatgtgTTGTCAGGTGCCCTAactgggtaaaactctttccacactgggagcagtggtgaggcttctctcctgtgtgtattctcttgtGCATTTTTAAGTTCCCTAAATGGGTAAAACTTTTTCCACACAGGAAGCATTGGAAAGGcttatctcctgtgtgtgttctttcaTGGTCTTTCAGGGTCCATAACCaagtaaaaccctttccacactgAGTGCATTGGAATgttttttctcctgtgtgtgttctcttatgCTCTTTCAGATGAGTTGACCGGATaaatctctttccacactgagTGCATTGGAAAGgcctctctacagtgtgtgtgttttttttcccagtgtgtattctctcatgcgtTCTCAGGTTCCCTGACTGGGTGAAACTCTTTCCGCACTGAAAGCAGTGGTACGGCTTCTCCCCTTTATGCGTTCTCTTATGGTCTTTAAGGTGCCCTAGCCGGGTAAAAGTCTTTCCACATTGGGAGCATgggtaaggcttttctcctgtgtgcgTCCTCTCATGTGTTTTCAGGTGCCccgactgagtaaaactcttttCACATTgtgagcagtggtaaggcttttctcctgtgtgtattctttgatgatcttttaggTTCCGTAACttagtaaaactctttccacactgcgAGCAGCAGTGTTGTCTCGCTGGTTTGGGCATCTCTGGGTCTGGTTCCCCTGAAGTACACTTTCCGCTGTTCGAGTGAGAGTCCAGTCTCTCTCCTGCCAAAGACAAACAGAGTGTTTAGTTAAATACTAAACAGAGACCTGAATGAAACATCCATATGATAAAATTGTCCTCAAATGAGATTTAATCAAGACTAGATCCATCAATAAAAACAGCAGCGCATGTCATCACAGAATGGCAGtagtgttttgtagcctaataaaAACAAAATAGAACTTGACTGTTATGCATTTATTAGACCTAATGGACTACAATTACAGTGtatacaaacaatggagtaaaacaagcttacacTTGGGGTTCTGAGGGGTATATTACAAAGTTAGCTAGATCTACTTATGGTTTTCTGAAGTAagcagcttcagttagcttcacattccagcaggCTTCATCCACGTTACGGATGTGGATATTGATCCTGCAGCTGCCACTAACTCCAGCCAGGCATGTAACTGCTTGTCCATGTGGCACGTGGACAACCTAGTGAGTCGAACGCCAAACTATTTATTGATGCAAACCTGAAAACGGCAATCCATGGGCAAGTCAGTGCCACGTTTTCATTTTTGTCCGAAATGAAAATGAAAgttatcttgcaaattcagcaggctaAGGTGGGAAATACGCTATTAGAAGTGCAGTCTTTCTTATATTGTATGTGTATCATAATGCCATCATTGATGTGCTTATCAATACACAAGCATCTTCTTTACGACTCCTTTCATTTTATTCATATGAAAGTTTTAATGTGCATGATGTTTCAAATGCATCCTGTTATTCCTAAATGTGGCGTGATATTTTTTACACAAGAACATTTTACgaataaaatatttatttcagtCATCTTCCTCATATTGTTGAGAATGAAGGAGGTGATAACGCACTTTGAACTCTATTTAAACAAACTTAAACGTAGCAGTAAATCTTAACACTGGCTGTAGCACTATAGGTTCGAGGGGGAGTGTCAGGAAAATGTATTGTATTTTCACAATCCGGAATTTTGGGCGCAGAGTCAACgcccactgccatccgttctattggccaacgtgcaatcattggaaaataaaatctaTGAGCTATGatcaagattatcctaccaatgggataTTGAAAAACTGTAAAATaatatgtttcaccgagtcgtcgCTGAAcaacga
Protein-coding sequences here:
- the LOC112265494 gene encoding oocyte zinc finger protein XlCOF6 yields the protein MSSQSFSPAAKKEVCWTEKEPLGLNIVVKEEDGDTVKGEEEAFRTTKEKEEAITLKEEEGAVMVNEEKGPFVVKEEVDEFRMKEETITLKEEEEEYCIMKEEEIAISIKEEDVLELKEEAGGETEDTKPRQNAVFWPSQGCIVKEDIRKIQEEYSVAPMSPSQTVDDDGNVIHCNEGWDMEDKDWFPSNLLEDTSFPPPSPLPESPGRASLWGLKRVSVWLVDCRKTPGLSGTAREGDEKGDLDSILSGERLDSHSNSGKCTSGEPDPEMPKPARQHCCSQCGKSFTKLRNLKDHQRIHTGEKPYHCSQCEKSFTQSGHLKTHERTHTGEKPYPCSQCGKTFTRLGHLKDHKRTHKGEKPYHCFQCGKSFTQSGNLRTHERIHTGKKNTHTVERPFQCTQCGKRFIRSTHLKEHKRTHTGEKTFQCTQCGKGFTWLWTLKDHERTHTGDKPFQCFLCGKSFTHLGNLKMHKRIHTGEKPHHCSQCGKSFTQLGHLTTHERTHTGEKPFYCSLCGKSFTELGSLKKHNRIHKGEKPFQCSLCGKSFTQLGSLKTHEWTHTEEKPHLCSQCGRGFVELRGLKEHERIHTGEEKTYHCSHCGKGFGRSGHLKVHERTHTGEKPYQCSQCEKKFFSSGDRKSHERTHLVERQRAFQCSQCGKRFIQSSHLKDHMTIHTGEKPFQCSQCGKGFTRLRRLKTHEMTHTGDK